The following nucleotide sequence is from Capra hircus breed San Clemente chromosome 16, ASM170441v1, whole genome shotgun sequence.
attttcttttaagaagaaCAACCATAAGAAGAAAAGCCTTCTCCAGGAATAGTGTTCCAAATGAAATACTGCCCACATTAAATCCAGAGTTGTTACGTACTAATATGCAGCAGACCTTTGTTTACCAAACAGAAAGTTCCCCAAAGAGGGAGGGGTGGTTAGCCAACTTGAATAAACTTGGACGGCTGTGGAAGAAATAAATTCCCGCTTAAGAATTTTATTACCggtatatattcatttaaaatcatacatattttaatttagaaacaTTCCCCTTTCTACTTATATACCAGGAAACCATTTTATTCCAGGTTTTTCATGTATCTTTACCAGGATCACTTTTTGATTCACTGACAGTTTCCTAGAGAATATCATCTTTGCTTCCACCTAAGATGATGGAAATACAGTACCTCTGTCACCAAATATTTCATACTGATCACCAAAAATTTTAGGTGAAACCacaaattcatttcatatatcaaTTGGGCAATTGTTCTCTTAGTTAATCCAGTAGGTGTTCCTACATATGCTTCACAGCCTATCcatttaattgctttttaaagtgACTTTGAAAGGGCTTGTTTACCAAAGAGGTGTTAATTTTATCTCCTTTTTGAAACCAAACTGGCATTGATTGAAATTGTTTCACACTTGTATGTCATCCCCAAATAGCAGTTTACTGTTCAAAATGAAGTAATCTagcaggaaagcctgatgtgctgcagtccatggggtcaccaagagtcagactgagcaacggaacaacaAAGTGAGCCTTCTGTAGCCGAAGAAAGCAGACTGGGGacggggttggggtggggtgggggagggagtctCACCTTGTGGTCAAACTGACACCTCCAGAGGATGATTCTGTAACTGCGGTAACTTTCCTGCCCCTCAAGGCCACCGTCCTTCAGACCTTTGCATGAACCGATTTTAAATGGCAGTCCTTCCGCCTGTCTCTGTCTCCGCAGATCCGATCGCACCCGCAGTTTGGCGATCTCTGCCAGAGGACCACGGCTGCTTCCTGCTGCCCCAGCTGGACGCTGGGGAACTACATCGCTATTCTGAACAACAGATCATCCTGCCAGAAAATCGTGGAACGCGACGTCTCTCATACCTTGAAGCTTCTCCGGACCTGCGCCAAACACTACCAGAACGGCACCCTGGAGCCAGACTGCTGGGACATGGCAGCCCGGAGGAAGGACCAGCTCAAGTGCACCAATGTGCCGCGGAAATGCACCAAGTACAACGCCGTGTACCAGATCCTCCACTACTTGGTGGACAAGGACTTCATGGCCCCGAAGACGGCCGATTACACGCCCACTCTGAAGTACAGCATGCTCTTTTCGCCCACCGAGAAAGGCGAGAGCATGATGAACATCTACCTGGACAACTTCGAAAACTGGAACGCATCTGACGGCGTCACCACTGTCACCGGCATTGAGTTTGGAATCAAGCACAGCTTGTTTCAGGATTATCTTCTGATGGATACGGTGTATCCCGCCATCGCCATGGTGATCGTCCTTTTAGTCATGTGCGTCTACACCAGGTCCATGTTCATCACCCTGATGACGATGTTTGCCATCATCAGTTCTTTGATCGTGTCCTATTTTCTCTACCGCGTGGTGTTTAACTTTGAATTCTTCCCTTTTATGAACCTCACCGCGCTCATTATTCTGGTGGGCATTGGAGCAGATGATGCTTTCGTCCTGTGTGACGTCTGGAACTACACCAAATTTGACAAGCCTCACGCGGAAACATCAGAGACAGTGAGCATCGCGCTGCAGCACGCCGCCCTGTCCATGTTCGTCACCAGTTTTACCACGGCAGCTGCCTTTTACGCCAACTACGTGAGCAACATCACGGCCATCAGATGCTTCGGGGTGTATGCGGGGACAGCCATCCTCGTCAATTACGTGCTGATGGTCACGTGGCTTCCGGCGGTGGTTGTCCTGCACGAGCGGTAtctgcttaatatcttcagctGTTTCAAGAAGCCCCAGCAGCAGATTTACGACAACAAAAGCTGCTGGACGGTGGCCTGTCAGAAGTGCCACAAAGTCCTTTTTGCCATTTCAGAAGCATCtcgaattttttttgaaaaagtctTGCCGTGCATCGTTATTAAGTTTCGCTACCTCTGGCTATTCTGGTTCCTGGCCTTAACGGTGGGCGGGGCCTACATCGTCTGCATAAACCCAAAGATGAAGCTGCCCTCCTTGGAGCTGTCCGAGTTTCAGGTGTTCAGGTCGTCCCATCCTTTCGAACGTTACGACGCCGAGTACAAAAAGCTGTTCATGTTCGAGCGTGTCCACCACGGAGAGGAGCTCCACATGCCCATCACGGTCATCTGGGGTGTATCCCCAGAGGACAACGGCAACCCCCTAAATCCTAAGAGCAAAGGGAAGCTGACCTTGGACAGCGCCTTCAACATCGCCAGTCCGGCTTCGCAGCTCTGGATTTTGCACTTCTGTCAAAAACTGAGAAATCAGACCTTCTTTTACCAGACGGACGAACAGGACTTCACCAGCTGCTTCATCGAGACGTTTAAGCAGTGGATGGAAAACCAGGACTGCGATGAGCCTGCCCTGTACCCGTGCTGCAGCCACTGGAGCTTCCCCTACAAGCAGGAGATTTTCGAACTGTGCATCAAGAGAGCCATCATGGAGCTGGAGAGGAGCACAGGCTACCACTTAGACAGCAAGACCCCGGGGCCGAGGTTTGACATCAATGACACCATCAGGGCGGTCGTGTTAGAGTTCCAGAGTACCTACCTCTTCACCCTGGCTTATGAAAAGATGCACCAGTTTTATAAAGAGGTGGACTCGTGGATTTCCAGTGAGTTGAGTTCTGCCCCTGAGGGCCTCAGCCACGGCTGGTTTGTCAGCAATCTGGAGTTCTACGACCTCCAGGACAGCCTCTCCGACGGCACCCTCATTGCCATGGGGCTGTCCGTGGCCGTGGCCTTCAGCGTGATGCTGCTGACCACTTGGAACATCATCATCAGCCTTTACGCCATCATTTCGATTGCCGGAACTATATTTGTCACCGTGGGTTCTCTTGTCCTGCTGGGCTGGGAGCTGAACGTTTTGGAGTCAGTCACCATCTCGGTGGCTGTGGGCCTATCTGTAGACTTTGCTGTCCATTATGGGGTGGCTTATCGCTTGGCCCCAGACGCTGACCGAGAGGGGAAGGTGATCTTCTCTCTGAGTCGCATGGGCTCTGCCATCGCCATGGCCGCGCTGACCACCTTCGTGGCCGGGGCCATGATGATGCCCTCTACGGTTCTGGCTTACACCCAGCTGGGCACCTTCATGATGCTCATCATGTGTATTAGCTGGGCTTTCGCCACCTTCTTTTTCCAATGCATGTGCCGGTGCCTTGGGCCACAGGGGACCTGCGGTCAGATCCCTTTACCTAAAAAACTCCAGTGCAGTGCCTTCTCCCACGCCTTGTCTGCAAGTCCTGGTGACAAGCGACCAAGCAAAACACACACCCTGAATGCTTATCATTTAGATCCCAGGGGCCAGACAGCAGAAATGGAACATGAGTTTTATGAATTGGAACCTCTGGCAGCCCACAGCTGCGCAGCCTCTGAGAAGACCACTTACGAAGAGACCCATATCTGCTCTGAATTTTTCAGCAGCCAGGCAAGGCATTTAGGGCTGCCTGTCCACGCAGCTTACAACAGTGAACTCAACAAAAGCACCAAAAATGAGACGAGCCCTGCCTTGTTGCAGGCCTCTCTTGAACAGCACACCATGTGTCACTTCTTCTCTCTGAATCAGAGATGCAGCTGCCCAAATGCCTACAAACATTTGAAATACGGCCCGCCCTCTTGCCAGCAGATGGGTGACTGTTTGTGCCACCAGTGCACTCCCACTGCCAGCAGCTTCGTGCATGTCCAGAATGGCCTGGTGCCTCTGAAGGCCACACACCAAGCCCCCGAGGGCTTCGTGCATCCAGTCCCACACATCCACCCTTGTCCTGGCCTACAGTGCAGGGCAAAACCACCTGGAGCCCAGAATGCTCTGTCCAGGGGTTTCTTCCTCCACCCAGTGCAGCACGTTCAGGGCCAGGATAAAATCACTAAGACCAGTGTGCACAGTCTTCAGAGCCTCGAAGAGCATCTTCCAAAGATGGTAGAGCCGTCATCGTTGGTCTGCAGAAGTGCCGGAGCCTTGCACAAAGCCTGCTGTGGTCCTGAGACTCACCCAAGGGGACTCTGTAAGAACAGAGACCTCGGGACCACAGAGGGCAGTGGCGGGGCCGCCGACAAGGACTCCGTTTCAGTGAGTCAGACCAACAAGGCAGAAAGGCAGGTGGAGCCGAGCCCATCACAGACTGATGTTATTATGAGCTCAGAACATTTAAATCAGAATGAACCCAAATTTCTATTTAACCATTTAATAGGGGAGGCCGGTTATAGGTCCTGCCCAAACAATCCACAGAGCTGTGGCAGAATTGTGAGAGTTAAGTGCAATTCTGTGGACTGTCAAATACCAAACATTGAAGCCAACGTGCCTGCTGTATTAACACCCTCGGAACTTTCTGGTGAAAGTTTGTTAATAAAAACACTTTAATAAATATAGTATTAAACCAGTGCCTCAGTCGTTCctttgaaataaaagtaaaaatccaGAAGTTTAGAAACAGTCCAAAAATATAGGAGCAAACAAGTTTCACTTTGTCAAAAATCATGAAGTATTGTTAGGTTCCATATGAACAATCAACAAACGCATGTATCTAATGAGTGTTAAGAGTGTTAGCTGTTTGgggttttatattttcaaaaagtacAGTTGTTTTTTGACATTTATACTCAGCTTGAGCAGTTATTGCCTATTTCTCTACCCTCTCATAGCAGTAAGTCGAAGATTTAGGGTCTGAATTATCTAGAACTTTCATTTCTCCCTGGCAGTTGTATTTACCTGATAACCCTTATTCTGGTGCCTTTGATTGTCAGTAGTTCGGGCTTTTGATGACTTAAgataaatactgatttttaagaaAGCTCCTTCAGTTGGGATCCAGGATCTAAACAACTTTAAAATGGCTAATTTTGATGAGACCTCATTCAGAAATGAACTGCCAAGCATTTAAATAGTGCCTTCCACCTGTCTGCATGGGTAGACTGTCCATGAAGCCAACGATCCATTTATATCCAAACTGGTGTCTTTCTTTCCAAATTAGCCAAAATGTACAGTCGTTCCATGGTTACACCTGTTCACTCAGGAGTCATGGGCATCATCTTGGGTCTGGTGACAATGATGTTAGGGCCACAGAAGGAAGAGCACAGATGTAGAGAGGTGATCACCTGAAATGATAAGTTTCATCTTGACTAGAGAGCCCCAGTTCAGAtgaagcagtcagagaagaactTCTTCTATGCAGTTTTGTTTCAGTCTTGCCCAACCCCCAGGGGAATGTGTTCAGAGGGCTGTGTTCTCCTGGGCTCAGATGTCTTGGGATATGCATTGATGATTTTATTGTGCAACTAACACCTGGAAATGCTGAACCTGCAGGCAGCGTCTTAACTGACACTCCTGTATCTTGTGTTAGATCAAGCTCCAATCCTTGAGCTGTCGGAGCACGCTTTCTGGATAATTCTTCAGGTGACAGAGCCTCCTTTCAGGCTGTCATCTGACAGAGTGCACATTCCTGTCCCAGGCAGGGAGCCTTCCACTGCGTTCTTCCTTCTGGGTTCTGCCTCCAGTTTGATCCTCTGAAGAAAACTGGAGGAAATATTTCTAAGTACAATGTTCTTTCCaaaaattctgttattttctcaGAATGGTTTTCCATCTTAGATCTGCATGTTATTCAGGACCTGAAACGGCTGTCAAGGGTTGGAAAGGGTCTTACAGTTCATTGACTCCACTCCATCTCCACCAAACCACCTTTCTGTGAAAGCAGCTTTCCAGCTTTCGCTTGAATACTTCGGTGACAAGAAACTTACTACCTAACtagcttgtgtgcatgctcagtcatttcagtcgtgtccgactctttgtgaccctatgaactgtagtccactgggctccgccatccttgggattctccagacaagaaccctggagtgggttgctgtgccttcttccaggggatcttcccagcccagggattgaacctgcatctctgcgtctcctgcactggccaggtaggttctttattacttgtaccacctgggaagccccacctgaCTACCTTGGTTGAACCCAAATCTGTTGTATAGTTTTTCTATGCTATTTGGTTCTCATTCTGTTCTCTGAAGTGGAAACACATGGCTCTCATCTTTCTGCCAGATGGCATCCCTAAAGAGATTTGAAAACAGTAGTCCTGTCTTCCCACTCACATCCCTAGTTCACTCTACTGTTCTTCTCATGACCAGGTTTTAAGTGAATGAGCAATTACTATCTCTGGATAAGTAAAGTTGTTGAACTCCTTGCCCAGATACCAGATCCAAGCAGACTCCAGTAGAGCGCAGGAAGGAGGGCCAACCCCAGGGAGACAGGATGGTGCTTCTGGTAGCTCACTTAGAGATGGAAATAACTTCTGGCTCAGGCCTGACAGCTGCCTCACATTGCAGCTTTGAGGAACCTCAGCCCACTAAATCTCTCTCCTGGACTGCTGCCAAGCTGCCCCTTCAGACCGAGTCCTTTCTGACCCTGTTATTTGGGATCATATGTGCATACCCAGTGCACTCAAGCTCCCTTAGAAAAATccaaggaagagaagggaacactgAAAAACAGGACTCACAATCCCCAGCACTATatcctttgttttccttctgaaaCATGTAAATATAAAGTTGACCACTGAAAATGCAGTGATCCGAAGGCACTTCTTTTTTTATGCTGAGCAGGGACACAGATTGAATTAAagggcaacaagagaagcaaacTTATTTACCAGGAGTCCAACCTGCAAGACTCCTGTGAGCTAAGCGCTATTTCATGTAGAAATTAAAAACTGGGATGAAAGGGACTTAGGAGGAGGAGAGAAGTCCTTTGTCTTTTCCCTTGGGCCTCGGTCCAGCACCGCTCTTGATCTTCCCCTGCACCTGCCCTGGttttggggggcaggaggggccTCTCTTCCCTCCCACACCACCCACTCTGCTTCATCACCCTCAACCTTGAATGCTGTCAGAACCTTTTCACATTGATTTCATCTACAGACTCTGAACTGTGAATTGACTCTATTTTTTATGCAAGGATTTTCTAGAGAATTTGTTAGCTGGGActagaaagttatttttaattattcctcATTCTGGGCAGCAAAGGATCACTATTTGTAGCTCCGTTTCACAAAGACATTTTGTCCACTGTCCTCTTCTAGAGGGACTGCAAAACAGAGGAGGCTAATTTGTACATAGGGAAAAAGAGTCCTTTTACTGTGAAAACTATTTGTAACTTGGAGGGTATTTGCTTATGAAAAGGATGTTCTTACAAGCTTGTGCAACAGAACACACCTCTGAGATCTGATTCCAAGTTACCAAGTTTGTCGCTGACTTCTTCCTTGTAAGGTCACTTTTTAAATCCCTTTTGTAGTGGTGTAGCCAccaagtcacgtccgactcttgaaccccaaagactgtagcccgccaggctcctctgtccatgggattttccaggcaaaaataccagagtgggttgctgtttccttctccagggttttaaATCCCTACTTGATGGAAAAGTGGAATAGGCCAAGAACACAACTTTTCACAGAGAAGCATTATATTGTTTGAAATAAGCTGCACGGCCTTGTCTGCAGATATTCATTTGTGTATCATTGTTATAAAATGCACATCCTCCGAAAACAATGTTCTTTGAAGTTTTGCTAAGCTGTTATTATATTAAATTTCATGATGATAATCTATGCCCCAGCCTTAATCATTCCCAATGTTAAAACTTTTGCAACGGGTGATTTGAAGAGTAGTTTTACAAATGTGGTCTTACAGGAGATTAGGAAATGTTCCTCACTCACATTGTCTCACATGGAAACCATCTTTCTGCCAGCAGTTCAGGACAGATTCTGAAGGAAATATGAGGAAACAATGACTTTGAAAACAGCTGCATCTTTTTAACGAGGAGagtcattttagaaaagaaagttaagcctatgttaaaaaaaaaatctgaagattcCATTGGGTTTTCTTCATAAGATTCAGACGTGGCCATGAAAGGAGAAATTTGTTGACTCatgaggggatttttttttttttaatgcagaaagaACTATCATGTTCAAATACCCTTTATACCCTAGTGAATCTTTCCAAAATGCTTGCTAGCATTTAGTTTGTTTATCTCCAGTTGTTATATTAATCTATACTGTTTCATTGTGAGACAGCCACTTTAAATAATGTTTGATTCTGTGCACTAAGAggtttcctatttttgcattaaaTATGTACCAAAAAAGATAAGCAATGAATTCTGACTGGCTGACTAGTCATGCCTTTTGTTCTTCACAATGTTATAAGGGCCCTCATTTTGGATTTTTCATGGGGAAAAAAGTGTCATTTCTCTTTTCATCAGCTATAGAAACCACAGCATGCACACTTAAAAACAACTCATTAAGTAACCGAGATCAACGCAGTGTCTGTCAGCTCCCCTAATCCATCAGTTAGAACATGAGCTTGGCAACACAAGTGCCAACTAGGACACGATTTCCTAACTCAGCAAAGCCTGATGGATATTTGTCGCCCATAAGTCTGACATCCTAATATTTGAGGTGTGAGAGTGCTGTATTAAGTTGGGGGCAAGAAATAAAGCAGTGATGTTCTGAGTTCAGAAACCATAGTGCAAGAAATGGCCCCTCCAAGCCTGGATATTCCTCTAGCGTTTTCTTTCAGGAAAATGGGGAACTGTATaccttttttaaaacttgttgttttgtgttggggtatagccaattaacaagtgttgtgattgtttcaggtaaacagtgaaggaactcagccacaCGTGTACCCGGACCCATTCTCCCTCATACCCCTCTTCCATTCAGGTTGCCACATAACTCTGAGCTGTGTTCCctgtgggtccttgttggttatccattttaaatacagcagtgtatacatgtccatcccaaactccctaactatcccttctcctcaCCTTTCCCCCCAGCaaccgtaagtctgttctctaagtctgtgagtctctattTTCTAAGTTCGtttgtctcatttctttttagattccacgtataagggaAGTCATACCAAtatgtctctttctctgtctggcttacttcactcagtatgacactctctaggtccatccatgttgctgcagatggcatttctttctttttaaaggctgagtaacattccaaaGTATACgtggaccacatcttctttatccattcctctgtcagtggaaatTCAGGTTGCTTCCTTGTATTGGCCATTGTaaacatgctgcaatgaacatgggtgcgtgtatccttttggatcaaGTTTTTCtacagatatatgcccaggagtgggattgcagaatcatcctatagctctatttttagttttttaaggaacctgttACTGTTCTCTagagtggctacaccaatttacattcccaccaacagtgttggaGAGGAACCATATACTTTTAATTTTGAGTAAGAAAATAAGTCAGTGGCCTAAGTTGTTGATAGGAACTCTGTAGAGCATGTACCCTCTTCTTAGGGGTTTTAAGCCAAGGTTTGAAATGGTTGTCAACCCCTCTACTCTTCTTACCTAACACGTAAAACTGGATAATTTCATGATCTTGTGCTTATTATAAACAGCTCTGTGGTATCCCTGACCCTGTGACTAGCAGTGAAATTGGAGTTACACTTGATGTCATCAGGTCAACTGGAATACTATGACCTTTACCCTTCTAATCATATTTTTTCCATGTAACTCTGCAGTGTAATCTACACCTTCCTAAAAGTGAAGATAGACTCTTTACAGTAAGATACACTTTCTCTTATACGAGCTGGTTTTAACCTGCAACAAAGTAACAAAAAGAGTGAAACTTGTTCAACTTCTATCCACTAGTTGGACGTTTTTGATTAATGAAATGGACTTGAGATTTCCACTATTTAAAGGGGAAAGGATTTGCTATGTAAATCAATAATCTAAACAAGATTACAAAGAGCCTGTTCATCCTGCTTAAGAAAACAAACCCCTAAGAGTTTTAAAAACTACTGTAGTGTTACTGCCTTTGCAATATAACATGATCATTTACAAAtctcattgatttaaaaaaaaaaaggtctagtGGGAGTATCTCTAGGCAAAACTTTACCAGATGTTTTCAATACTAGTTGAGAGTATTAagtaatatctatttttaaatgtcttaaatGTGATCTTTGTTGGATGCTCCCCACTCCCGTGAGAACCTTTGTTCTACCTTGGGAAACTCTTTGGTCTGCAGGGTGACCTAGTTCTCTGCATTTTGGCAGTAAGGAAGTGCTTAAATCAATGTAGCCTTAAAGGATGGGATCTGTAAAGCCACAAGCTTTATCCTCCCTCTGGCAAAATTTCCTTTTCCTGCAGAGATCTGAGGCAAGGCTGTGAGAAGCACGCAAATCTCTGGCAACACCCTCACTCAGACTAAAGCCCACTGATGCATGTTCCTTTCTACAGTCTGATCTCTTTACCTTCGGTGTTCTGAAGAGTGTATGTGTTATGAGTCACATACGTCAGGTGGGAGAGATAGACGCTGAATAATCTTGaattgttttaataattctttcaCAGATCCCTTCTAGAATTTCTTTGCCCTACCCTGAAAAGGACTCTAGGCTGTGACTGGCAGGCGCAGTAAATTTCCTTCAGTGAATGACTTCCCTGCCAATCATGACAAATTATACAGCACTTTGGTAAATATCTACACGTTACCAGAGAGTAAGCAGAGGTTAGAAAAGCCCATTTTGAGACAAAATTCAATCCTTCCTCTAAATCACtatgattcagaaaactaatttaGGCATAAATCCTGCCTTGGAAacaaaagctgtgatttttctcatctgtgggttgattctttaaaaacactctgggctggaggaactcATCTTGAGTTTCATTTTCTCTGATGTCATTATGTGGGTCTTGGGAAAATCAGCCTAATTAATCTTTTTAAGCAGTTTGTGCCACTCTGAAGAAAACTACAGGTAACCTCACTTGCTCAAACTCCACACTTCTGTTAGAGTAGGGAGTCTCTGACACCAAGGATCACCACCAGCATCCATCACCTACTGTTTTCATTGACTGGTTACCTGCCTCTCTCACTAGTATAAGCTCTTAAGAGCAGGCACTCTTCAGCACCTTGCTGTGCTGAAGTAACAAAGCTTCACCCAAAGTCCACTGTATTTGGGACACAGTGGTGAGCCTCTAATGATGAAGAACCTCTGATTTCAAGATAGCTACCatccttaaaaagtaaaatggatgccctccaagaaaaaggaatttatGAACAACTGCACAagtaagacttttttttaagtgggagATATGAAAAATGTTGAAAGTAGGATTTATCATTTTAGAGTCATCCTGGTGTGAAGTAACAAGGCCTTAAAACATCCCAAGGGATTTGGATTTTAAAATCCAAAGACTTAGGTTGAAGAGTGAAGCCAACCACTaatgcctcagcttccccatctataAAGCTGATGATACCTACCTCATAGGATTGCAAGCATAAAATGAGTGACCTGGTAAAAATATCACTTGTAGACTACTAGAGTAGATTCTGTTGTCTGCAACTTTGTGAATtctaaggagagagaaagaggtttcTTACAACCTTAGTCTCAGCTTCATATAAGGAATGAgcaagaaatgaaataaacataaGGGGCACTGGCCTCTCTACCAACACTGGTCTTTACATCCCAGAGGTCAGTGAGTTCCAATCATGTTTAGGATTTACCCTGGTGTTTTAAGCTCTACCCAGAAGccattgattattttatttatttacaagtaTGCTCAACATTCTAACAATAATGTTTGGCCCTCATAACCTCTGAAACATCCACTTCTCCAGCAAATGCTAATAGTGGAAACAACTCCACCCAAATAGATAGCTGCAGGGCTGTGCCTAATTCCTCCAGCAACTTCTCCATGAAGTTTAcccatctgaaaaagaatgtgaacAGTTGAAGCTCTGGAGGACAAGAAATGCGGTAGATCTTTTGAGCCAACAGTGTGTGAGCTCTCTCTTCACCACATTCAGAAGGCAAAGACTAGGGTCACCAGCTTCCCTAAGGTGCAGACACTGGGCTGgcgggaaaaggcagaggactgcAGTGCCCTATTGGAGCACCAGGAATCTGTCTCTGCTGCATCCAGGAAGCACCAGCCAGGTAGACCATTGCCTGGCCAGGTCTGCCTGGTATCGTTACTGAGTCCAAGCCTATACTGTGAGCTGCACCATAAGCCAATAAGTTGAGACACAAGTTGTTGGGGTAAGGAACAgttactttatttggaaagccagcagaccgagaagatggtggactaaaGTCCTAAAGAACCATCTTACTCAAGttagaatttcagttcagttcagtttagttcagtcgctcagtcgtgtccgactctttgtgaccccatgaaccacagcacaccaggcctccctgtccatcaccaaacccatgtccattgagttggtgatgccatccaaccatcttattctctgtcgtccccttctcctcctgccctcaatcttctccagcatcagggtcttttccaatgagtcagctctttgcatgaggtggccaaagtattggagtttcagcttcaacatcagtccttccagtgaacacccaggactgatctcctttaggatggactggttggatctccttgcagtccaagggactctcaagagtcttctccaacaccacagttcaaaagcatcagttcttcggtgctcagctttctttatagtccaactctcacatccatacatggccactggaaaaaccatagccttgaccagatggacctttgttgacaaagttagaATTTAGGCTTCTTTTTCACTCAAAGGACTGGAGGGTGgttggttgttgcaaacttcttagCACAGGAATCCTTTTTTTGTTGCAGCTGTTCAGGTGGATCTGGTCATAATGTTCCTATAAACCTCTATCAAGACaattgttattctctgttctgcaactttttatctctttaTGAATGGAAACatgttatacctttaaaggtcaaagccttgagaatgggcgatcctgtatatttca
It contains:
- the DISP1 gene encoding protein dispatched homolog 1 isoform X2; translated protein: MAMSNGNSDFMVLSNGSIATSATTPTPLTPCDGDPAAQQLAPKEAPRTKVSPNGCLQVNGTVKSSFLPLDNQRTPPVLPQCCHPCPYHHPLTPHDSHQECHPEAGPAAPPALASCCMQPHSEYSASLCPNHSPVYQTTCCLQPSPSFCLHHPWPDHFQHQHVPQHIANIRPSRPFKLPKSYAALIADWPVVVLGMCTVFIVVCALVGVLVPELPDFSDPLLGFEPRGTAIGQRLVTWNNMVKNTGYKATLANYPFKYADEQAKSHRDDRWSDDHYEREKREVDWNFHKDSFFCDVPSDRYSRVVFTSAGGETLWNLPAIKSMCNVDNSRIRSHPQFGDLCQRTTAASCCPSWTLGNYIAILNNRSSCQKIVERDVSHTLKLLRTCAKHYQNGTLEPDCWDMAARRKDQLKCTNVPRKCTKYNAVYQILHYLVDKDFMAPKTADYTPTLKYSMLFSPTEKGESMMNIYLDNFENWNASDGVTTVTGIEFGIKHSLFQDYLLMDTVYPAIAMVIVLLVMCVYTRSMFITLMTMFAIISSLIVSYFLYRVVFNFEFFPFMNLTALIILVGIGADDAFVLCDVWNYTKFDKPHAETSETVSIALQHAALSMFVTSFTTAAAFYANYVSNITAIRCFGVYAGTAILVNYVLMVTWLPAVVVLHERYLLNIFSCFKKPQQQIYDNKSCWTVACQKCHKVLFAISEASRIFFEKVLPCIVIKFRYLWLFWFLALTVGGAYIVCINPKMKLPSLELSEFQVFRSSHPFERYDAEYKKLFMFERVHHGEELHMPITVIWGVSPEDNGNPLNPKSKGKLTLDSAFNIASPASQLWILHFCQKLRNQTFFYQTDEQDFTSCFIETFKQWMENQDCDEPALYPCCSHWSFPYKQEIFELCIKRAIMELERSTGYHLDSKTPGPRFDINDTIRAVVLEFQSTYLFTLAYEKMHQFYKEVDSWISSELSSAPEGLSHGWFVSNLEFYDLQDSLSDGTLIAMGLSVAVAFSVMLLTTWNIIISLYAIISIAGTIFVTVGSLVLLGWELNVLESVTISVAVGLSVDFAVHYGVAYRLAPDADREGKVIFSLSRMGSAIAMAALTTFVAGAMMMPSTVLAYTQLGTFMMLIMCISWAFATFFFQCMCRCLGPQGTCGQIPLPKKLQCSAFSHALSASPGDKRPSKTHTLNAYHLDPRGQTAEMEHEFYELEPLAAHSCAASEKTTYEETHICSEFFSSQARHLGLPVHAAYNSELNKSTKNETSPALLQASLEQHTMCHFFSLNQRCSCPNAYKHLKYGPPSCQQMGDCLCHQCTPTASSFVHVQNGLVPLKATHQAPEGFVHPVPHIHPCPGLQCRAKPPGAQNALSRGFFLHPVQHVQGQDKITKTSVHSLQSLEEHLPKMVEPSSLVCRSAGALHKACCGPETHPRGLCKNRDLGTTEGSGGAADKDSVSVSQTNKAERQVEPSPSQTDVIMSSEHLNQNEPKFLFNHLIGEAGYRSCPNNPQSCGRIVRVKCNSVDCQIPNIEANVPAVLTPSELSGESLLIKTL